One Solirubrobacter pauli DNA segment encodes these proteins:
- a CDS encoding alpha/beta hydrolase domain-containing protein — MSARLVQRRLRGAALVAALTASAGLAAPAVAAVPPGPNGEAPRPSAATGATVAAPAVTGPIARTSPVGDAAHGYPFLATDVDLAKAGYVEEEYVISGQATRYNANGNTTATVTSTGHPYSTRIVVRRPVAPAKFNGTVIAEWTNVSNNWDQEVDWFQTHEHLLEEGYAWVGVSAQRVGLHSATGLKLWSPSRYGALDLTAANTINDDTLSFDVFSQAVKAVRSPAAGVDPLGSLAAPDYVIATGHSQSAGRLRTYANSVQPLANIVDAFILHGGGGAMRTDLPTPVFRINSEGDLSFGIANGARAADSPTFRNWEVAGASHGDWKLITDYGPLRKRDIGTYPGGYPGEPQTCTLPSLSRIPQHMVQNALTDHTFRWVAYGIQPPSAPVISTATAAGGAITRDALGLAQGGIRLSQQEAAIRINSGTNSGGGFCALDGSSLPMTDAQLATLYPTVQSYVDKVVATTLANAEKGYIVEDFTRDPAWYTDIRDLVDDYGSRIDAAVGTRLKASAAQAEAYGTADDKYTAIFYLEDIASQATSRISDAAVRDGVLRQARAVIALLQASIDNPTSTSTTGTVGGAVPATLALSVGAPATFGTFTPGVEQEYTATSDLSVTSTAGDAALSVSAPGFLTNGAFSLAEPLRVELAKSAWTGPTSNEKVVATFKQLIKKNDALRTGAYSKTVTFTLSTTNP; from the coding sequence TCCCGCCCGGCCCGAACGGCGAGGCCCCGCGCCCGTCGGCGGCGACCGGCGCGACCGTCGCGGCGCCGGCGGTCACCGGTCCGATCGCCCGCACCTCGCCCGTCGGCGACGCCGCGCACGGCTACCCGTTCCTGGCCACCGACGTCGACCTCGCCAAGGCGGGCTACGTCGAGGAGGAGTACGTCATCTCCGGGCAGGCGACCCGGTACAACGCCAACGGCAACACGACGGCGACGGTCACGAGCACCGGGCATCCGTACAGCACGCGGATCGTCGTGCGACGGCCCGTCGCGCCCGCCAAGTTCAACGGCACCGTGATCGCCGAGTGGACGAACGTGAGCAACAACTGGGACCAGGAGGTCGACTGGTTCCAGACGCACGAGCACCTCCTGGAAGAGGGCTACGCCTGGGTCGGCGTCTCCGCGCAGCGCGTCGGCCTGCACTCGGCCACGGGCCTGAAGCTGTGGAGCCCCTCGCGCTACGGCGCGCTGGACCTCACGGCCGCCAACACGATCAACGACGACACGCTCTCCTTCGACGTGTTCTCGCAGGCGGTCAAGGCCGTCCGCAGCCCGGCCGCGGGTGTCGACCCGCTCGGCTCGCTCGCCGCGCCCGACTACGTCATCGCCACCGGCCACTCGCAGTCGGCGGGCCGCCTGCGCACCTACGCGAACTCGGTCCAGCCGCTCGCGAACATCGTCGACGCGTTCATCCTCCACGGCGGTGGCGGCGCGATGCGCACCGACCTGCCGACCCCGGTCTTCCGCATCAACTCCGAGGGCGACCTGAGCTTCGGCATCGCCAACGGCGCCCGCGCCGCGGACTCCCCCACGTTCCGCAACTGGGAGGTCGCCGGCGCGTCGCACGGCGACTGGAAGCTGATCACCGACTACGGGCCGCTGCGCAAGCGCGACATCGGCACTTACCCCGGCGGCTACCCGGGCGAGCCGCAGACCTGCACGCTGCCGTCGCTCTCGCGGATCCCGCAGCACATGGTCCAGAACGCGCTGACCGACCACACCTTCCGCTGGGTCGCCTACGGCATCCAGCCGCCGTCCGCGCCGGTCATCAGCACCGCCACCGCGGCGGGCGGCGCGATCACGCGTGACGCGCTCGGCCTCGCCCAGGGCGGCATCCGCCTGTCCCAGCAGGAGGCGGCGATCCGCATCAACAGCGGCACCAACAGCGGCGGCGGCTTCTGCGCCCTCGACGGCAGCTCGCTGCCGATGACGGACGCCCAGCTCGCCACGCTCTACCCGACCGTGCAGTCCTACGTCGACAAGGTCGTCGCGACGACCCTCGCGAACGCCGAGAAGGGCTACATCGTCGAGGACTTCACGCGTGACCCCGCCTGGTACACCGACATCCGCGACCTCGTCGACGACTACGGCTCGCGCATCGACGCCGCGGTCGGCACGCGCCTGAAGGCCTCCGCCGCCCAGGCCGAGGCCTACGGCACCGCCGACGACAAGTACACGGCGATCTTCTACCTCGAGGACATCGCCTCCCAGGCCACGAGCCGGATCTCCGACGCGGCCGTCCGCGACGGCGTCCTGCGTCAGGCGCGCGCGGTGATCGCCCTGCTGCAGGCGTCGATCGACAATCCCACGTCCACCTCCACCACCGGCACGGTCGGCGGCGCGGTCCCGGCGACGCTGGCCCTCTCGGTCGGCGCGCCGGCCACGTTCGGCACCTTCACGCCGGGCGTCGAGCAGGAGTACACGGCGACCTCCGACCTCAGCGTGACGAGCACCGCGGGCGACGCGGCCCTCTCGGTCTCCGCGCCGGGCTTCCTGACCAACGGCGCGTTCTCGCTCGCCGAGCCGCTCCGCGTCGAGCTCGCCAAGTCGGCCTGGACCGGCCCGACGTCCAACGAGAAGGTCGTCGCCACGTTCAAGCAGCTGATCAAGAAGAACGATGCGCTGCGCACGGGCGCCTACTCGAAGACGGTGACGTTCACGCTGTCGACGACGAACCCCTAG
- a CDS encoding virginiamycin B lyase family protein, which yields MLLRRSLVAALAVLALVPGAALALPPVGSVTELTAPTSGSQNSPLAVGADGNVWYPRLLDDRIVRVTPAGVVTEFPVTAMAGPAGLVAGPDGQLWFAETSGNRIGRISTAGVLTEFALPTPGAWPAVVAVGPDGNLWFTEYDGGKIGRITPAGVITEFALPTPAALPYGIVAGPDGALWFTEYAGNTIGRITTSGTITEFPLPTAAAHPLAIEAGSDGALWFTEPGAAAVGRISTSGTITEFPVPTAGSEPWELTSAVDGNLWFSYVDQPLVGRITPGGVVTEFAVPSGPTGAIASGPDGAVWVTQFGDDRIARLFVAGAEASLTADNVAFGALELGTDAVRAVTLTNAGTLDLPVASVALTGSSAFALSGATCTAQTVLRGGEACTLSVRFAPSVAGAATATVSAAGASVAISGSGVLPTPPPPPTPVPPAPVPPTTTTAPPVATPAVPSVRNVSVTAAAIKLKISCPSACSGTATVKRGATVLGRASFKATSARTVTVKVKAKRRSGRVTITLTTRDGARVSVSRVL from the coding sequence ATGCTCCTTCGCCGCAGTCTCGTCGCCGCGCTCGCGGTCCTCGCGCTCGTCCCCGGCGCCGCGCTCGCGCTGCCGCCGGTCGGGAGCGTGACCGAGCTGACCGCGCCCACGTCCGGCTCGCAGAACAGCCCGCTGGCCGTGGGCGCCGACGGGAACGTCTGGTACCCGCGGCTGCTCGACGACCGGATCGTGCGGGTCACGCCGGCCGGCGTCGTGACGGAGTTCCCGGTCACCGCGATGGCGGGGCCGGCCGGGCTCGTCGCCGGGCCCGACGGCCAGCTGTGGTTCGCCGAGACGTCCGGCAACCGGATCGGCCGGATCTCGACCGCGGGCGTGCTGACCGAGTTCGCGCTTCCGACGCCGGGAGCGTGGCCGGCGGTGGTGGCGGTCGGCCCGGACGGGAACCTGTGGTTCACCGAGTACGACGGCGGCAAGATCGGCCGGATCACCCCGGCCGGCGTGATCACCGAGTTCGCGCTGCCGACGCCGGCGGCGCTGCCGTACGGGATCGTGGCGGGGCCTGACGGCGCGCTGTGGTTCACCGAGTACGCCGGCAACACGATCGGCCGGATCACCACGTCCGGGACGATCACCGAGTTCCCGCTGCCCACGGCCGCCGCGCACCCGCTCGCGATCGAGGCCGGCTCGGACGGGGCGCTGTGGTTCACCGAGCCCGGAGCGGCCGCGGTCGGGAGGATCTCCACGAGCGGGACGATCACCGAGTTCCCGGTCCCGACCGCCGGATCAGAGCCGTGGGAGCTGACGAGCGCGGTCGACGGCAACCTGTGGTTCAGCTACGTGGACCAGCCGCTGGTCGGTCGCATCACGCCCGGCGGCGTCGTCACGGAGTTCGCCGTCCCGAGCGGGCCGACCGGCGCGATCGCGTCCGGCCCGGACGGCGCGGTGTGGGTGACGCAGTTCGGCGACGACCGGATCGCGCGCCTGTTCGTGGCCGGCGCCGAGGCGTCCCTCACGGCCGACAACGTCGCGTTCGGCGCGCTCGAGCTGGGCACGGACGCGGTCCGCGCCGTCACCCTGACCAACGCGGGCACGCTCGACCTGCCGGTCGCTTCGGTGGCGCTGACGGGCTCGTCCGCGTTCGCGCTGAGCGGCGCCACGTGCACGGCCCAGACGGTGTTGCGCGGTGGTGAGGCGTGCACGCTGTCGGTGCGGTTCGCGCCGTCGGTGGCCGGCGCGGCCACGGCCACGGTGAGCGCGGCCGGTGCCTCGGTCGCGATCAGCGGGAGCGGGGTCCTGCCGACGCCACCGCCACCGCCCACGCCGGTCCCGCCCGCGCCGGTCCCACCGACGACGACCACCGCGCCGCCCGTGGCCACGCCGGCCGTGCCGTCGGTGCGGAACGTGTCCGTCACCGCCGCCGCGATCAAGCTCAAGATCAGCTGCCCGAGCGCGTGCTCGGGGACGGCCACGGTCAAGCGCGGCGCCACCGTGCTCGGCCGCGCCTCCTTCAAGGCGACGTCCGCCCGGACCGTCACCGTGAAGGTGAAGGCCAAGCGCCGCTCAGGCCGCGTGACGATCACGCTCACGACCCGCGACGGCGCCCGCGTCAGCGTCAGCCGCGTGCTCTGA